From one Plectropomus leopardus isolate mb chromosome 8, YSFRI_Pleo_2.0, whole genome shotgun sequence genomic stretch:
- the kansl2 gene encoding KAT8 regulatory NSL complex subunit 2, with amino-acid sequence MNRIRIHVLPSSRNRVTQTPRPQEPQACSFTQRPCSQPRLEGLEFCIKHILEDKNAPYKQCSYVSAKNGKRCPNAAPKVERKDGVTFCAEHARRNAMALRAQMRKATAGPSPESLLSQLSGYNRAETHSIDGGRSEASRILDEDSLSEEEQGPLVLDQTWRGDPDSEADSVDSDHEDPLKHAGVYTAEEVALITREKLIRLQSLYIDQFKRLQHLLKEKKRRYLHNRKVEHETLGSSLLTGPEGLSMKERENLKKLKALRRYRRRYGVEALLHRQLRERRQAVTEGAPQPHTRTVHEKCIAFVEGTRCTNPCLPMTRHCVSHIFQDSNQVLFKMCPGMKDIPCERTVHMGQSDDPRCPLHLTLPPPMYQPEQEPPPQEQITPASRDMYLSAAELQPTESLPLEFSDDLDVEGDGMQGPPSPLQFDTALALEDQTIRAIAEAPMDILTGEDPDQVDLDASGQELSERDVDAIMHDQVNSQSGSS; translated from the exons ATGAACCGGATACGAATCCACGTTTTGCCTTCGAGTCGGAACCGGGTGACCCAGACACCCCGTCCTCAGGAGCCACAGGCCTGCTCCTTTACACAGCGACCGTGCTCTCAGCCCCGCCTGGAAGGCCTCGAGTTCTGcatcaaacacattttggagGACAAAAACGCCCCATACAAGCAGTGCAGCTACGTCTCTGCCAAGAACGGCAAGCGTTGCCCCAATGCTGCACCAAAAGTGGAGAGGAAAGATGG AGTCACATTCTGTGCAGAGCATGCTCGCAGGAACGCCATGGCCCTCCGAGCTCAGATGAGAAAGGCAACGGCCGGTCCGTCCCCAGAGTCCCTGTTGTCCCAGCTTAGTGGATACAACCGAGCAGAGACGCACAGCATCGACGGAGGCCGCTCTGAAGCTAGCCGTATTCTTG ATGAGGACAGTTTgagtgaggaggagcagggtcCGTTAGTCCTGGACCAGACATGGAGAGGAGACCCTGACAGTGAGGCTGACAGCGTCGACAGCGATCACGAGGATCCTCTAAA ACATGCAGGGGTGTACACAGCAGAGGAGGTGGCACTCATCACACGAGAAAAACTCATCCGGCTTCAGTCCCTCTACATCGACCAGTTCAAACGCCTGCAGCACCTGCTTAAGGAGAAAAAGCGCAGATACCTGCACAACCGCAAAGTGGAGCATGAAACTCTCG GGAGCAGTCTGCTGACGGGGCCCGAAGGTCTGTCCATGAAGGAGAGGGAGAACCTGAAGAAGCTCAAAGCGCTGCGCCGATATCGTCGTCGGTACGGTGTGGAAGCCCTGCTGCACCGACAGCTCAGGGAGAGGAGGCAGGCTGTGACAGAAGGAGCGCCTCAG CCACACACaagaacagtgcatgagaagtGCATCGCCTTTGTGGAGGGAACCCGATGTACCAACCCCTGCCTGCCCATGACCCGGCACTGCGTCTCAC ACATCTTCCAGGACAGCAATcaagtgcttttcaaaatgtgtcCAGGCATGAAAGACATCCCATGTGAACGCACCGTGCACATGGGTCAGTCTGACGATCCCCGCTGCCCGCTTCACCTCACCCTGCCTCCCCCCATGTACCAGCCTGAGCAGGAGCCGCCGCCACAGGAGCAGATCACCCCTGCAAGCAGAGACATGTATCTGAGTGCGGCAGAGCTTCAGCCCACAGAGAGCCTTCCTCTAGAGTTCAGTGAT GACCTGGATGTGGAAGGGGACGGTATGCAGGGTCCTCCGTCCCCCCTACAGTTTGACACGGCCCTGGCCCTGGAGGACCAGACCATCAGAGCCATCGCCGAGGCCCCGATGGACATCCTGACTGGTGAAGACCCAGACCAGGTGGACCTGGACGCCTCGGGACAGGAGCTCTCAGAAAGAGACGTGGATGCCATCATGCATGACCAGGTTAACTCTCAGTCAGGGTCATCTTGA
- the ccnt1 gene encoding cyclin-T1, which produces MGEYVLGAHTGEAALDKSQFNFATVCHNGNVTLLRLNYLTFSCCSCRHFFFNLLSELTHEFLQILEKTPSRLKRIRNWKAGGQTPKAKPKVQEEGDQRDTMMSMISMASSESTVAGLMSLSAPPSASSSSSSVGDKDRVASGSAATWSGKGQAGSEQQQQQQQQPQPNNEVHAPAKVSLSEYRAKNADVLAAQKRKLENMEASVKRDYANAAQALIGQQQRKEKQQHHHQQSSSSSSDMSNPSPIILKIPLEKERHERTSLKMRFPLAGGGGSGHSGSARGQEQDIKVRIRVPEKQRGSSGEEGKSRDKHRERSNHHHHHHHHHHHSSSSSASLSSSHKHSSSSSGAVGSSKKVPSDSSRTSSSSSSASRKRTHSQDPTAGAHPPSKVSKSSRNPYQLPSLSSSSGQALGHGPDILPALGLPHHQGSYPHSKGDKTDTNGHGAAGGAQSNEYQDTFEMLNSLLSAQGVQPSQPSMFDYRSQYGEYRYSGGSRGSNPRPPPLPSEPPPPLPPLPK; this is translated from the exons ATGGGAGAGTACGTCCTCGGTGCTCACACTGGAGAAGCAGCGCTCGACAAGTCTCAGTTTAACTTTGCCACAGTGTGTCACAA tggaaatgtgaCATTACTCcgtttaaattatttaactttcTCTTGCTGCTCCTGccgtcactttttttttaatcttctttcAGAGCTCACACACGAGTTTCTGCAGATTCTGGAGAAAACGCCCAGCCGGTTGAAACGGATTCGCAACTGGAAG GCCGGAGGCCAGACACCGAAAGCTAAGCCAAAAGTCCAGGAGGAGGGCGACCAGAGGGACACCATGATGAGCATGATCTCTATGGCTTCATCAGAGAGCACCGTGGCGGGCTTGATGAGCCTCTCCGCTCCGCCGtccgcctcctcttcctcatcatccGTCGGTGACAAGGACAGGGTCGCGTCTGGCAGCGCTGCGACTTGGAGTGGAAAAGGTCAGGCTGgatcagagcagcagcagcagcagcaacaacaaccgCAGCCCAACAACGAGGTTCACGCTCCAGCTAAGGTGTCGCTGAGTGAGTACCGGGCCAAGAACGCAGACGTCCTGGCTGCTCAgaagaggaagctggagaacaTGGAGGCCAGCGTGAAGAGGGACTACGCCAACGCCGCCCAGGCTCTCATCGGTCAACAGCAGAGGAAGGAGAAGCAACAGCATCATCACCAGCagtccagctcctcctcctctgacatGTCCAACCCGTCGCCCATTATCCTGAAAATCCCCTTAGAGAAGGAGAGGCACGAGAGGACCTCTCTGAAAATGCGCTTCCCCCTTGCTGGGGGAGGAGGCAGCGGGCACAGCGGCAGCGCCCGCGGCCAAGAACAGGACATTAAAGTCAGAATACGAGTGCCTGAGAAGCAAAGGGGGAGTTCGGGAGAGGAGGGCAAGAGCAGGGACAAGCACAGGGAACGCTcgaaccaccaccaccaccatcaccaccaccaccaccattcCTCCTCCAGCAgtgcctctctctcctcctcacacaaacactcatctAGCTCTAGCGGGGCTGTAGGAAGCAGCAAAAAGGTCCCCAGCGACTCCTCTAGAACGAGCTCTTCATCTTCTTCTGCTTCTCGTAAGAGGACGCACTCCCAAGATCCCACGGCGGGCGCTCACCCTCCCTCTAAAGTCAGCAAATCATCGAGGAACCCCTACCAGTTACCGTCCCTGTCTTCCTCCTCGGGGCAGGCTCTGGGTCACGGCCCTGACATTCTCCCCGCCCTGGGCCTCCCCCACCACCAGGGGAGCTATCCGCACTCCAAAGGCGACAAAACGGACACTAACGGGCACGGTGCAGCAGGCGGGGCCCAGTCGAACGAGTACCAGGACACTTTTGAAATGCTGAACTCACTTCTGAGCGCACAGGGGGTCCAGCCGTCCCAGCCGTCCATGTTTGACTACAGATCCCAGTACGGGGAATATCGGTACAGTGGTGGCTCCAGAGGGAGCAACCCCAgacccccacccctcccctcaGAACCGCCTCCCCCACTGCCGCCGCTACCCAAATAA